The Microbacterium paraoxydans genome includes a window with the following:
- the leuC gene encoding 3-isopropylmalate dehydratase large subunit produces MTTTAGADSARPRTLAEKVWDDHLVVKGEDGQPDLIYIDLHLVHEVTSPQAFDGLRSEGRPLRRLDLTIATEDHNTPTWEIDKPIADLTSRTQIETLRRNAAEFGVRLHSLGDAEQGIVHVVGPQLGLTMPGITVVCGDSHTSTHGAFGAMAFGIGTSEVEHVMATQTLPLKPFKTMAINVEGTLRPGVTAKDIILAVIAKIGTGGGQGYVLEYRGSAIRALSMEGRMTICNMSIEAGARAGMVAPDETTFAYLEGRPHAPKGQDWDDAVAYWRTLPTDEGATFDAEVFIDADELEPFVTWGTNPGQGSSLSASVPNPAEIADPNERAAAERALEYMDLTPGTPLKEVPVDAVFMGSCTNSRIEDLRAFASIIQGKKKADGVRVMVVPGSARVRLEAEAEGLDQVIKDFGAEWRFAGCSMCLGMNPDQLAPGERCASTSNRNFEGRQGKGGRTHLVSPLVAAATAIRGTLSSPSDLEA; encoded by the coding sequence ATGACCACCACCGCCGGTGCGGATTCCGCACGCCCCAGGACGCTCGCCGAGAAGGTCTGGGACGACCACCTCGTCGTCAAGGGCGAGGACGGCCAGCCCGACCTCATCTACATCGACCTGCACCTCGTGCACGAGGTCACCAGCCCGCAGGCCTTCGACGGCCTCCGCAGCGAGGGACGGCCGCTCCGCCGGCTCGACCTGACCATCGCCACGGAGGACCACAACACGCCGACGTGGGAGATCGACAAGCCCATCGCCGACCTGACCAGCCGCACGCAGATCGAGACGCTGCGCCGCAACGCCGCCGAGTTCGGCGTGCGTCTGCACTCACTGGGGGACGCGGAGCAGGGGATCGTCCACGTCGTCGGCCCGCAGCTCGGCCTCACCATGCCCGGGATCACCGTGGTCTGCGGCGACTCGCACACGTCCACGCACGGCGCGTTCGGCGCGATGGCGTTCGGCATCGGCACCAGCGAGGTCGAGCACGTCATGGCGACCCAGACGCTGCCGCTGAAGCCGTTCAAGACGATGGCCATCAACGTCGAGGGCACGCTGCGTCCCGGCGTCACGGCGAAGGACATCATCCTCGCCGTGATCGCCAAGATCGGCACCGGCGGCGGTCAGGGCTACGTGCTCGAGTACCGCGGCAGCGCGATCCGCGCGCTCTCCATGGAGGGCCGCATGACGATCTGCAACATGTCGATCGAGGCGGGCGCCCGCGCCGGCATGGTGGCTCCGGACGAGACGACGTTCGCCTACCTCGAGGGGCGTCCGCACGCGCCGAAGGGCCAGGACTGGGACGACGCGGTCGCCTACTGGCGCACGCTGCCGACCGACGAGGGCGCCACCTTCGATGCCGAGGTCTTCATCGACGCCGACGAGCTGGAGCCGTTCGTGACGTGGGGGACGAACCCCGGCCAGGGCAGCTCGCTCTCCGCCTCGGTGCCGAACCCGGCGGAGATCGCCGACCCGAACGAGCGGGCCGCCGCCGAGCGGGCGCTGGAGTACATGGACCTGACGCCGGGCACGCCCCTGAAGGAGGTGCCGGTCGACGCGGTGTTCATGGGCTCGTGCACGAACAGCCGCATCGAGGACCTCCGGGCCTTCGCCTCCATCATCCAGGGCAAGAAGAAGGCCGACGGCGTCCGGGTGATGGTCGTTCCCGGCTCCGCCCGCGTGCGACTGGAGGCCGAGGCCGAGGGCCTGGACCAGGTCATCAAGGACTTCGGAGCGGAGTGGCGCTTCGCAGGATGCTCGATGTGCCTGGGCATGAACCCCGATCAGCTCGCCCCGGGGGAGCGCTGCGCCTCCACCTCGAACCGCAACTTCGAAGGGCGCCAGGGCAAGGGCGGCCGCACGCACCTCGTGTCGCCGCTCGTCGCGGCGGCGACCGCCATCCGCGGCACCCTGTCCAGCCCGAGCGATCTGGAGGCCTGA
- the leuD gene encoding 3-isopropylmalate dehydratase small subunit gives MEKFTTHTGIAAPLKRSNVDTDQIIPAVFLKRVTKTGFEDALFHGWRQDPEFVLNQAPYQGASVLVAGPDFGTGSSREHAVWALRDFGFKVVLSPRFADIFRGNAGKQGLLAATISEADLERFWAIMDADPGARMTVDLEARTAAIGDPTGGAEARFQADIGIDDYTRWRLLEGLDDIGLTLRNEDKIAQFEARRESWRPRTLPVQ, from the coding sequence ATGGAGAAGTTCACCACCCACACGGGCATCGCCGCGCCGCTGAAGCGGTCGAACGTCGACACCGACCAGATCATCCCCGCGGTGTTCCTCAAGCGTGTCACCAAGACGGGCTTCGAGGACGCGCTGTTCCACGGCTGGCGGCAGGACCCGGAGTTCGTGCTCAACCAGGCGCCGTATCAGGGGGCGTCCGTCCTCGTCGCCGGGCCCGACTTCGGCACCGGTTCCAGCCGTGAGCACGCCGTCTGGGCGCTTCGCGACTTCGGCTTCAAGGTCGTGCTGAGCCCGCGGTTCGCCGACATCTTCCGCGGCAACGCGGGCAAGCAGGGCCTCCTCGCGGCGACCATCTCCGAGGCGGATCTGGAGCGGTTCTGGGCGATCATGGACGCCGATCCCGGCGCGCGCATGACGGTCGACCTCGAGGCGCGCACCGCCGCCATCGGCGACCCCACCGGAGGCGCGGAGGCCCGCTTCCAGGCCGACATCGGGATCGACGATTACACTAGATGGCGGCTCCTCGAAGGGCTCGATGACATCGGGCTCACGCTGCGCAACGAAGACAAGATCGCGCAGTTCGAGGCCCGTCGCGAGTCGTGGCGGCCGCGGACCCTCCCCGTCCAGTGA
- the murA gene encoding UDP-N-acetylglucosamine 1-carboxyvinyltransferase: MTTPVRDALSDDVPALTGDVLAIRGGRPLRGRVDVKGAKNLATKAMVASLLGETTSVLRDVPAISDVAVVRSLLEVHGVRVSEGDEPGSLVFDPSDVESAHFEEIDAHAGASRIPILFCGPLLHRLGQAFIPDLGGCRIGDRPIDFHLDALRKFGAIVEKLPSGIRLSTGGTRLHGANIHLPYPSVGATEQVLLTAVRAEGVTELRNAAIEPEIMDLIAVLQKMGAIISYEPNRVILIEGVEKLRGYDHRSIFDRNEAASWASAALATDGEIFVGGAKQQEMLTFLNVFRKAGGWFDIQEDGILFRRDGDIKPVVIETDVHPGFMTDWQQPLVVALTQAHGRSVVHETVYENRMGFTEALVKMGADIVVHPRGLQDGPRRVPRRDLEQAAVITGPTPLHGADIVVPDLRGGYSHVIAALTATGESKVSGVDILSRGYEKFLAKLDALGADFDVLR; this comes from the coding sequence ATGACGACACCCGTGCGCGACGCTCTCTCCGACGACGTCCCCGCGCTGACCGGAGACGTCCTCGCCATCCGCGGAGGTCGTCCGCTGCGCGGACGGGTCGACGTGAAGGGCGCGAAGAACCTCGCCACCAAGGCGATGGTCGCGTCCCTGCTCGGGGAGACCACGAGCGTCCTGCGCGACGTGCCGGCCATCAGCGACGTCGCCGTGGTGCGCTCGCTGCTCGAGGTGCACGGCGTCCGCGTGTCGGAGGGCGACGAGCCCGGCTCACTGGTCTTCGACCCCAGCGACGTCGAGTCGGCCCACTTCGAGGAGATCGACGCCCACGCGGGCGCCTCCCGGATCCCGATCCTGTTCTGCGGCCCGCTGCTGCACCGCCTCGGCCAGGCCTTCATCCCCGACCTCGGCGGGTGCCGCATCGGGGACCGTCCGATCGACTTCCACCTGGACGCACTGCGCAAGTTCGGCGCGATCGTCGAGAAGCTCCCGAGCGGCATCCGCCTCTCCACGGGAGGAACCCGCCTGCACGGAGCGAACATCCACCTCCCGTACCCGAGCGTCGGCGCGACCGAGCAGGTGCTGCTGACCGCCGTCCGCGCCGAGGGCGTCACGGAGCTGCGTAACGCGGCGATCGAGCCCGAGATCATGGACCTGATCGCCGTCCTGCAGAAGATGGGCGCGATCATCTCCTACGAGCCGAACCGCGTCATCCTCATCGAGGGCGTCGAGAAGCTCCGTGGCTACGACCACCGGTCGATCTTCGACCGCAACGAGGCGGCCTCGTGGGCCTCGGCCGCTCTGGCCACGGACGGCGAGATCTTCGTCGGCGGTGCCAAGCAGCAGGAGATGCTCACCTTCCTCAATGTCTTCCGCAAGGCGGGCGGCTGGTTCGACATCCAGGAGGACGGCATCCTCTTCCGCCGCGACGGCGACATCAAGCCGGTCGTGATCGAGACCGACGTGCACCCGGGCTTCATGACCGACTGGCAGCAGCCGCTCGTGGTCGCCCTCACCCAGGCGCACGGCCGCTCGGTCGTGCACGAGACCGTGTACGAGAACCGGATGGGCTTCACCGAGGCGCTGGTCAAGATGGGGGCCGACATCGTCGTGCATCCGCGCGGCCTGCAGGACGGCCCGCGGCGCGTGCCGCGTCGTGACCTGGAGCAGGCTGCCGTCATCACCGGTCCCACGCCCCTGCACGGCGCCGACATCGTGGTGCCCGACCTGCGCGGCGGCTACAGCCACGTGATCGCGGCGCTGACGGCCACCGGCGAGTCGAAGGTGTCGGGCGTCGACATCCTGAGTCGCGGATACGAGAAGTTCCTCGCCAAGCTCGACGCGCTCGGCGCCGACTTCGACGTCCTCCGGTGA